The genomic region tattttattttattttattttattttattttattttattattttttttttaaattttttttcaacgttttttatttatttttgggacagagagagacaaagcatgaacgggggaggggcagagagagagggagacacagaatcggaaacaggctccaggctccgagccatcagcccagagcctgacgcggggctcgaactcacggaccgcgagatcgtgacctggctgaagtcggacgcttaaccgactgcgccacccaggcgccccttattttattatttagagtgagtgagcacatgggagaggggcagagggagagagagagacagagagagggaagagagagttcttaagcaggctccacactcatagaggtgccagactcggggctcaatcttgcaaagtgtgagatcatgacttgagctgaaatcaagagttggtcgctcaaccaactgagccatgtaggtgccCCTGGTCAATTCTTTTCCATTGAGATTCTAATCACAGGCATATACCTCAAGATGTTTGTGGCTGGAAATGGTCAGGAAATGTTTTGCTTTCCTTGGACCTGACTGAACATAATCCaataacatttgaatcagtactGGGTTTGAGATCTAAATCTGTCAAGTTGTGTGACCGTGGGAAGACTGCTGCTTTCTTCActataaaaaaaagtgaagttgaCAGAAATTACTATGTCAGAGGATTGTTAAACTACAGATACATCatgtacagctgacccttgaacaatgcagatGTTAGGGGCGCCAGCCCTTGcgcagtcaaaaatctgcatatatttCCTGACTTCctctaaaacttaactactaatagactactgttgactagaagacTTTATGATAGCATAGtctattaacacatattttgtatgttacatgtattatatactgtattgttACAACAAAGCAagctagacaaaagaaaatgtccttaaaatcataaggaaaatacatttaccgaattaaaaaaaattgcttgaaaGTGGACTcacgcagttcaaacctgtgttgtagAGCTACCTgtctatttaataaaaatgtctttcccATCTTTCAGATTTGGGGAGTATAAGTATTGAATCCCTTCCATCCCAGAGTTAAAATATcccagataggggcgcctgggtggctcagtcggttaagcatccaacttcggctcaggtcatgatctcgcagtctgtgaattcgagccctgtgtggggctctgtgctgatagcttggagcctggagcctgcttcagattctgtgtctccctctctctgaccctcccctgttcatgctctgtctctctgtgtctcaaaaataaacattaaaaaaaattttagcggcgcctggggggctcagtcggttgggcatccaacttcagctcaggtcatgatctcacagtccgtgggttcgagccctgtgtcaggctctgtgcttacagctcagagcctggagcctgtttcagattctgtgtctccctctgtctctgcctctcccccgctcaagctctgtctctgtctctctcaaaaaaaattttttttttaattaaaacaatttttaaaaatatcccagaTATTTTAACCCCTCCTCCCACACTTCTCCATTTACATAGTTATCAGGAGAATTAGAACCCAACCTTACCTGTAAAAACCCCCAGGGGAGTATCTGCTGCAGAAGGTGAGCAAGAATGCAGGGCAGTGAGAGACTGGGCTCTCCCCTCCAGGTGTTGCTGTGAACCTGCTGTGATGGCTCTTTCTAAAAGTCCTCTCTGTTCACTTGCACAGCAAGGGCCAGTCACCATGCTAGCACCAGAGTGCTGAGTCAGAATTAGCCTAGGCATGGCTTTCTCACAGACCCACAGTCTTGACTCCAACCCTGTTCCCATTATTTCTCCCTATAAggtacacactctctcttttaGACCCTTAACACACCCTGCTGGTGCACCTCCCATCCCAGGCAAGAGAGGTCCTTAAGCACCGTCCCAAGAACAGGTGCCTTCAGGGCACCATCGAAAAGCGACCAGCATAAATCTGTGAATAGTGGTTTATTTCTCAAGGGATTCCAAGGCCATTTTCTGCCCACACCTCTGGAAAAAACAGAGGGTATCAAACAATGGAGTCTGCAGCACTCCAGGCATATGCAAGAGCATTTTGTAAATTGTACTGCTGTGTAAATAAGGTTGACCGTTTGTTGTATCAGGAGATGAAGGATGACTTGGATCATTATACCAACACTTACCAAATCTTCACCAAAGCTCCTGACAAGTTAGAGGAAGTCCTGGCACGGCCCCAGGTTATCAATTGGGACCAAGTCTTCCAGATCCAAGGTAACTGATCTGAGTTAAGAAGCAAAGACCTCTGGTTCATTCACAGCAGATGTGGAAGGGGGCAGACAGtgcctgtctttctcttctcttctctccaggtTGCCAAGACAGCTTGAAAGAGGCAATAAGAAAAATTTCGGCTTCAAAATCAGTGCGGGTGGATTATGTGAAGACCATACTCATTATGACAGAAATGCCGGTAGAACCCAATGATGACCACGTGGATGTGATGGAGTCACTTAAAACGCCCAAAGTGGATGACGATACTGAGTGAGATTTTACCTTTTGCTTCCCAAATTCCTGATAAGAAATCATTGAGTTGTCATAAGGGCCAGACTTGGAAAGGTAAGATTTGAGACTAAATTATGGGGTACACAGTTGTAGGGGTAAAGGGAGGGAACTATATTAGCTGAGGTTTGCTGAGCATGGGCAGGGTCTTCATTAGATGAGgttctttccatatatatatatttaactcacTTGTAGCCTTCCTGGGAGGGTACAGGACATCATGGTGACATAGAGAATCTTTACTGagattattttcaatttcttgcaAAAATACTAcatgctaggggtgcctgggtggttcagtcagttaggcatcagactttggttcaggttcatgggttcaagcccagtgttgggctgtgtgctgacagcttggagcctggagcctgcttcagattctgtgtctccctttctctgcccctcccccgcttgtgctctgtctctctgtctctgtctctctccctctctcaaaaataataaataaacattaaaaaaatactgtatgctATACCAAGTATACAAGCATTCAAAGTAAAAAGCGAAAGTTTGCCCACTTAGATTCTCCGCAATCTTTCTTTCAGgtgtaaattttttctttaagtttatttatttattttgagagagtgagcaagaacaggggatgggcagagagagaggtaaagagagagaattccaagcaggctctgcagtgtcagtgcagagcccaacatgggacttgaattcatgaactatgagatcattacctgggccgaagtcagatgcttaactgactgagccatccaggcgcccccaggtgtAAAGATTCTTAATATTAGTGTGTATGCTTTTAGTACTTTGTGTGTATgaattggttttgttgttttcctttttcttttgtttttacaacaTAGGCAATTATTGTACTGCAACCTTTCTCATTCAATATGTTATATAAACCTTTCATGTAAGCTCATATGGgtatcttcatgtattttggcAGCTGCATAGATTTCCATAAGAGGGAGATGCACAATTATGTATTCCCATATTAACACACTTTTGATTTATCTCCAATTCTTCCTAATAACAAAAATTCTACAAGAAATGTCTTCGTAAACAGATCATTGCACAAGTtgtataaatatttctgaaagataAATCCTGGAGTTGGAATTGTTGGGtaacataatatgtatattaaatggAAGATATTCTCAAATTGGATTTTAAGActttgataaatttatttaaaaatttttttaatgtttattcattttgagagccagggagagtgtgagcaggggaggggcagagagagagagggagacacagaatccgaagcaggctccaggctctgagctgtcagcacagagcccaatgcagggcttgagctcatgaacctgagagatgatgacctgagctgaaatcagatgcttaactgactgagccatgcaggcgccccaagactttgATAAAATCAATATGTGATAGCATAACGTagaaacaaccaaagtgtccatcaataggaaTGCAGGTCAATTCATTATGGTATAATCCAGACAAAGGAATAATATGCAGCCATTAACAAGAAGGAATCAGCTCTATAGGAACTAATATGGAAAGAATTCCaaaatataatgctaagtaaaaaacacaataaataaaatagaataatatatacaGTATGCTATCATAGTATGTAAACATCTTAAATTGCATCAAACACCTCTGGAAGGTTACATAAATATATTGCATTCCTGGTAGACTTTAGAGAAGGTAACTGGATAATAGgagatcaaagaaaaaagaaagaattatttttcattaatatccATTTATGCTCTATAATTATATTgctaattcaaaaaataaaataaaattgaaacataTGCTCACACATGCAACTAATTTAGCCAGGAGAGCCAACAATATTCAAATCTTGCTGTGGCCCAGCTGTGTTCCCCTGAGAATCTTAGAAGAAACATATGCATAGGGAAAAATGGTAAATGGGGATTCAATAATATTATAACTCTGAAAATCTGGAATGGAGTACCTGCCCTAAggtgattctttctttcctctaaacCCAAATGCATATCTTGATATCTTGCCAGCCTCAGTTTGGCTCTGCCACAAGACAAGGTCAGGTGAGATGCTTGAGATCTCTGAGGAAGCAGGGCCAGGAAAGgtcaggcaggcagagagaaaagaaggccCCACCCATGTATGGACAATTTAGTGCGTAGCAACCCCACTTAACCCCACTTAAAGTGACCTTAAAATTGATGAATTCCTGAAAACTCTTTCTCCTGGGGGCAGATAGTTGAAACTCTTTGGGCTCTTCCATCTGTCCCAACTTCCCCTACCCAGAGAGGATGTGATTCtgattttgcagatgagaagacTCAGTCTCAGATAACTTGTCCAGTGAGAGAATCAGGATGAAATCCTATTGTTATCACCAAAAAATATGATATTCTTTTTCCTGTATTGGTGCTTGTTAAGTTTCATTTTTGGTACTTTCCTAGAGGTATGTGGTGATGGGCTTTGGGACACATGAAGCTTAAGATCAACATGGCTCTCATCTTCCGGTGATACACGTTTTTTGGAAATATCTGTTGAAAGAAGTATTACCTTGTGTCTTTAGATATTTTGTGGGACAGAATTCAAACTACGTATTTCACACATGCATCTTCGAGCAAAATTGAGGGCTGCTCTGGTGTATATATAGCCTTCCTCTTTTAAGACATATGCTTATCTTCTTCCTTGGGATAAATGGTTAGACTTTTCTGAGATGTACTGTACTATATGATGCTAACTCTCTCTTATGAAATGTATCATTAAGTACATAGGGTGATAGCCCTCTTAATTACTTGGGAACATTTTGAAGGGGACAAAGAATTAGTTTTTTGTCCACCTGTTTCCTCTTCTAGGCTGTGGGATCCTCAAGGAAAGGATTGGTGTCATATTCATTTTCTACAATCCTGGTGTTTTGTAAATGTTGGCtgaataaatgcacattttttttttcttgacaggaAAGGAAGCTTTCAGAACATTTCCTTGGATCCCTCCCATGCAGGGCTTGTGAATGAACAGTGGACATTTGGGAAAAATGATAGGAGCTTGAAATATATTGAACGCTGTCTCCAGAATTTTCCAGGATTCGGTGTGCTGGGTCCAGAGGGGCGCCTTATCTCTTGGATTGTGATGGAACAGTCCTGTGAGATGAGAATGGGCTACACTGTCCCCGAATACCGAAAGCACGGCTATATGAAGAAAACCAGTGTTCACCTTATGAATTATGTTATTCAGAAAAAAGTGCCATGTTATTTTCATGTGTCAGAACATAAAGAGGAATACAATCAGGCACTGAGGGATCTGAAGTTTAAGGCTGCTTCTTGTGGTTGGCATCAGTGGAAATGCAGTCCTGAGAAATATTGTTGATTAGTGCCATTTTCTATTGCAAGCCTTCCtcatcagtgaaaaaaaaagtatcagttcACATACAATCATGATAATTTGTATTAGCACGAAAACATCCAATTATTTTGGTTCCGTGCATTACTTAACCCACCCTTGTACAACATTTTTGTCTTCCTCCACATTACAGAGAACTAGAAGCTTGAACTTTCGGTGTTAGGTTTTTCCTTTATGGTGACAGACATTTCAGAATTAAAATCATCCAATGTCAATCATTAGTGCCAAGATAACCCTTTCAGAGCaacattttcctctttgaagTCTTCTTTCATGAAAGTCTACTACTTTTTCATGCTTCTatgtttaagaataaaaagaCTGTTTTGAGAAATGTCTCCTCTGGtattctccccttcctctgacaAAGTTTTCCAAAGGACCCTTGAAAAGCCCTCAGCTTTTGATCCTGGGTGCCCTCTCAAGAGTTTTGAGATATTCAGCTTTTGATCCTGGGTGCCCTCTCAAGAGTTTTGAGATATTTTACTGAATTAAATTATGTAGCCATCAGTGAACATTTGGTTTTCTGATTGGCTTTTAATCACAGGGGCTGGGTAGGTTGACTTGTGTGTCTtaacttcatattttctttttttttttttttaatttttttaaatgtttatttatttttgagacagagagagacacagcatgaacgggggaggggcagagagagagggagacacagaatcggaagcaggctccaggctctgagccatcagcccagagccggacgcggggctcgaactcgcggaccacgagactgtgacccgagctgaagtcagacgcttaaccgactgagccacccaggcgccccttaacttcaTATTTTCAATACGACTTTTCCATCTTGTATTGGTTTCCTATTGTTGGTGGGAAATCGAAGTGTCAGCAAGGTCAGTACCTTCTGGAGTTTGGagggaagaatccattttctGGTCTTTTCCAGCTTGAAGAAGCTGCCCTCATGCCTTGGCTGTGGTCTGGCATCCCTTTGCTCCCACTATTTCTGTTTTCCCCCTGTACCCTTCATCTCTTTCCATGCCCCTCTCACAAGGACACTTGTCAGTAAACTCAGAACCCACTTGGGTAAGTCAGGATagtcttcccatctcaagatctttattTGATCACATCAGCAAAGTCCTTATTACAATATAATTTAACATTTGAAGCTTCTAGGCATTAGGAGCTGCTATCATTGGGGGTCATTATCCAGTCTACCATATATGAGTGTCAGGTTTATGTTACTCTATGAGCAAAGTCACCACATATGTTCAGAACTCATATGTTCTCAGTCAGAGACTGACTAGCATTTGTATATCTTAGGTCCATATTCATGGGAAAACTTACTCTAATTTGAACCCTGTGTCTATCAAAAATTCTATCAACTATGATTTAGAGGTCAAGGCCATGTACAAACATTGATATGCAGGACCCATTCATATAAGGGATTTGGGGATGAAGGCACCACAGATAATGTTTACTTAAATCTAAGTAAAAAAGAATCAACATCTTCATCTTGAAAATGCCCTTAGTGCTTGAAAATAGATGCCCACCTAGGTTGGTAAAAAATGATAGAGTCACACATTAACAATAGACAAAGGCCTTAACGGCCCTGTGACTCTATGAGCAGCATTCTCTGAGCAGAGATAGGCTTAAAGCCACCCTACCTATACACTAAGGTAACACCTTAGGAATTCAGATTCCTTCTGGACACCACTTTTCCTGCCCTAATTTACACTCCAGGACTGACTGGGTCCTTCCTTTTAATCGATCAATGTGGCAGCCACAACTCATCTTGGCTGTAGAACAGAAAGTAGAAAGCTCTTATTCAAGACAGCGTCAAAGGAATCAGAGACACAATAAAATGAGGGAGAAAGGGCACATGCTAATAATAGCTTATATCTAGATCCTACTTAACAGGTTCCAGGCTACATTCTACGTGCTTGGCACACTTTAACTCATTTGGAGCTCACAACTGCTCTGAGAGGCAGGCATGGTTACTGCAGAAGAGAaaagcagggggcacctgggtggctcagttggttaagtgttcgcagttcatgtgatcaagccccatgttgggctctgcactgacagcatggagcctgcttgggattctctctctctctccctctctctctctctgcccctcccccctctctccctctctcaaaactaaaaaaaaatttttttaaaaagcagaagaagagaaaaccacACTAGAGAGTGTTACATCTTTGTCTAAGGCCCAGGCCACCCAACTATAATAGCCAATTCAGGAACTGAATTCAGTTTGTGTGGCTCCCAAGCTGGTACTCTTAACCTCTGGGCTATCACCTATGACAAATGGCTAAGGCTTAATAAACACTGACAAATAAGCTGACATATGGATTCCTGTCAGctgtctgttttcttatctgtaattGGAAAGTATGCAGTGGCCTTAAATATAGTCACAATGttaaccatcaccactacctacaccaaaatttttcataatcttcATCACGAGCTCTggacccattaaacaataacatCCCATTTCCTtgtcccccagctcctggtaaACTTTATTCTACTTTCAGTCTTTAttaatttgcctgttctagataccacatataagtggaattgtaCAACATCTGTCCTTccgtgtctggcttattttacttaacaatgCTCTCAAagtctatccatgttgtagcatccatcaaaacttcattccttttatgcctatatgatattccattgtatgtatataccacattttgtttatcattcatctgttgatggttatttatttgggttgtttgcaccttttggccattgtgactcatgctgctatgaacatgggtgttgCAAATTATCTGTTTGAattcctgctttcagttctttggggtatataaCAAATGGCTAAGACTTAATAAACACCGACAAATGAGCTGAGGTATGGGTTCATACTAGAAGTGAAACTGCTGGATCTTCAGTagttctgtttaacttttttcccctagtttttCTGAGATATAATTAACTCACAGTACCATATAAGTTTAGGGTGTGTAGAAAATGAATGACTTACCTATATTGTGAAaggattaccacagtaagttttattaacatccatcatctcacagagatacaaaaagaaaaagtaaagaaaaggatgtagtttttcttgtgatgagaaattttaGGGTTTACTATCTTAACAACTTTCTCCTATACCATACAGTGGTCTTAGCCATAGTTTTAGTGAAAATCTCTATCACAATGTATGTGATGGCCAAGCTCCAAAGCCTGTGCACACAGTGAAAATGACCCATTATTAAAAATCCCCTTGAATGGACAAACCCAGGGTTAAGGCATTTATAGGACAGTTTCAGAAAATTCAACATTacttggaaattagaaaatagaggaaaagatgTTGGGAAACAGGcaaccatgagagaagagatgATTCTCatggaaagaatggaaggagTTTGTTTCAAGAGATGGAAGGAAATCAGCTCCCAGAGCTGACATGGAAATAGCAGTATTGAGGAGAGTTCTAGTCAGACCAGTGGGTTTTAGACATATTTACGAGCCCTGGGCTAGTACTTTAAATCCCTTCTGTGTCTCAATTTTCTCAGATGTGAAATGGGAATCAGCCTCCTCCAGACATTGTttgctcagcacagtgcctagtACATAACAAGCACTCAATGCACTATTATTAGTGcaaatgtttcaagttttttttttttttaaaacaaatacctgttgcatgcctactatgtgccaagcagtgTTTTAGGGTCTCTGGACATAAGAGTGGACACACTGCCTCCATGGACAGAGCCTTTTCTCTTTAATCTCCTCACATTCATTTTGTTTGaaatcctggctctgtgacctAAAGGACAGGTCTGGATCCATAGATGTGGAGTGAGGGAGAAGTGACAGTTACTTCACACCTCCCCTGCTCTATTCTCCACATCATACAGGAGATGACAGATCATTTAAATTTCTACACCAACACCTACCACATCTTCATCAGGGCACCCTGGAAACTCCAGTAAATCCTGGATTCTCACAGGGTCGTCATCTGAAACAAGCTTCCAAATGCAGGGTAaccagatggatggatgaagaagagTCCTCCAGCTCCATCTTGGGGTTTGCTCAAATTGTGGATTGTGAGTGGATTGCCACCTGCCATAGACTGTAAAGGCTGACAGTGTGTGGAGCTTAATGTTGAGATATAACTACAACAAAAAAGTAGGACATGCATTTTAAAGTATGTATGTTGCTCATTAAATTGCACAGTAATTTGGCATAAACATTAATTTGTATACATGAAAATAGTGAGGATTATGTCAGTAGAGCAGACCAACCATTTGTGGGCCAAGGTTTTAGAAAGTGTATGctgggcagggcgcctgggtggctcagtcagttaagcatccgactcttggtttctgctcaggtcatgatctcagagatttgtgggttcaagccctgtatcaggtccacactgacagcacggaacctgcttgggattctctctctccttctccctctctctgcccttacaccacttactcattctgtctctttctctcaaaacaaataaataaaaacttaaaaaaaaaaagtgtatgctGGGAGATGGGACAAGTTGAGGCCCCTCAAGAagcctcctcctctttcctacTAGTTTTGTTTTACAAGCTGGCCAGAGGGACCTAATATTCAAAAGTACAAAATGACTGAGAGTATAGGGACTCcaggaagaaaatcaaaatggataGGTTTTGTGGGTTTGCTGTGTCTGATCATCTCTTTCTCTAATAACAGAAGCCAAATGaaaccaacaaaccaacaaagCAACAAAATCTGCCCCAAAGAACATTGAAAGCCATAGTTAAAAGTGGCAGCTGGTGAGAAGAGAAGGAATGGGGGGAGAGGTGCAGGTGAGTCAATTAGTGAAATACAAACAGCTGGTCTGTATCTCAGTCTGCTGTAAGAGCGTGATGTATATAGCTTGCATTCCTAACACCTAGCACAAAAGGGATTTGAGATAAGTAGGAAACACTTGGAATATGGACACAGTGCACCATGAGGGAATAGACAgaaattatttctgagaaagtagcaggagaaagggagaggatggTTTCCCAGAGGATGAGTTAGGAGAAGAGCACTGAAAGGGATAATAccaaagaaaacgaaaatattttgaatttttgccaCTACTAGTCCTGTCTTAGTGTACTGAACACCTTTCCACCTACACACATACTTAACTGTCTTTATTAAGACAAGAAGAGAGGCAAAGAACAAATAGATGTGTATTTGAGGTGTGATGGATAGTCGTAAGCAGTTATAGTAAGTTGGCAGAATTGGACTGAACTTTGTCTTTAAGTTTCAAGATAGGCTAAAACTAAACTCTTGGCCCATAAAAAGATGTATGGGTATGTGGGataggagacagagaagggcCTGAAATTAATGCCTAGcctacatttcttctctttttgagggTCAGTATGGCAGGGATTAAGATCCAGTGTATTACATGCAGGACATCTGGCAGAATGAGCCAGAATCCAAGTGTTCTTTCTTCATGTCTGTATGATATGGTTCtcatttgaaaagttttctttgCAGAGCAAACATGGACTTCAAAATGTCTTTGCTAATGGTCTCCCATGCAGGGTTGGTGAACAGTAACTGAAAATTTGGTCAGAATGAATGGAGTCTGAGTATTAACTAGTGCTGAATCCAGTGCTTTCTGTCCTACTGAGAGATACGCATCTCCTGGAGTGCAACACAGCAGTCCTGAGAAGGGAGAATGGCTTTTACCCATCCAGTATCCACCTTCATAGTTTCTCAGGGCAGGTCACAGGACACATGGTGAAACACTTCATTCAGCAAGGCATCCCATTTTATGGACATGAGGCAGAGGAAGTTGAACAAACGCTAAGGATCGTGAAACACTCAGGTTTCTGAATTGCTTCCCAAGCCTGGCATCAGTGGAAATGTGCCCCTGCTTAGGTCGTCCCAACTGGTGGACCCAAAGCATCCTaatcttttgaaattaaaaaatatttattacatacctTGATCAcatcttccccttccttttgtCTACTAAGTTCATGAGACCTATTATGTGCAGGTCAGAGCTTAGAAATGATTAAGACACATCATTGGATGTCTGCACTGGGAACAGACCTCAGAAACTATCTGCTCCAGTCCCCTTAGGCTTTTCCTCTGGTTCTCTAAAACTGCTATTACCCAATCCCTGAAAAGCCCCTGTGCAGCCTTCAGATATGGATTTATGGGTGACTTCCAGAGGGAAGTTTCCCATGACTCACCCACCATTAATACCCCACCTACATCCATTTTCCCCGATGCATGTTCTCTTAGAACCCTGTAGTTCTCCTTCTATAACTTGTCCCAAATGCAATTAAATACTCATACAACTATGTGTTAAATGCTTGCTCTCTCCTCAACACTGGAAAGAAAAATTCGAGGCTGCAAAAATATATTGAAACTTTAGCTCAAAGACCTAGCCAGGAACTTATCAGTTAACACCTGCTGAACAAATGgataatgaatgaatatatataataaattaataaataaaaataaatgaattagtgaaACTTCATGGGGTAGTTGTTAAGATGAAATAAGAAAGGATATATGTTAGCCTAACATGCACAATGCCTAATGACATATATTAGAAGCTTATGAAATAATATTAGATTCCTTGGTTTCTCAAACCCTCAGAAGaaaagtattaacattttatattcaaCTTTTTAATACTTCTTGTTGCaacttatatatttttcatattatttaagtCTTTTGATAAGCACAATTCAAATGACTCCATGATATTGTCACATCATATATTAATTTAGATGCTTTTGGCTTCAAgcaaggaaaaacaaacacaaccctGATTCAAAATGGCTTTAGTCATGAGAAAATTTGTTATCCCACAAAACTGAGAGTCCAAATTCAGTCCAAATCTGGTTTGGTGTTATCAAGGAGCtgggttctttctctttgtctgatTACCACGGCTTTCATCCTAGGGTTGTTTCTCCTTATGATTGTGATTTGGCTGCCAGTAGAGGGCCTTGTTAACATGCagcaagagagacacagacagggaAAATCCCATTAGACGTGTACTTTCCAGGGGAAAGTCATGCTCTCGTGGCTTAAAAGAGTGGCTCTCTAATAATTATGAATATGCATTCCCAACTTATCACATTTTTTCACTTGAGTTAATGTTACACCACTTCACATACGATGCctgaatttaaaaacagtataatTCCATTTGTCCCCACTGGTGccattgttaaatattttacactGTTATTATACAGTTATTATATCtgaattaaaaatactgaattgtttttaaggaatttaagaaaagaaagaaatacaggttTTAAGTCATGGAATATTTTCAGTGCTCTCCCTTCCTAACTGTAGTTCCAAAAATGTTGTGGAAGTTCCTTTCCTTCTAGCCTACagactttctcttttgtttggcAGCTCTGCctcatttatctgaaaatgtttatattttgacttCATTTTGAAAGGATGTTTTGTTTGATATGGAATTTTAGGTTgagagttatttttctttcatattatgCATCTTCCAAAAATCAGctgttatttgtaattttattgcCCTATGtgtaatacatcttttttttttttt from Panthera uncia isolate 11264 chromosome D1, Puncia_PCG_1.0, whole genome shotgun sequence harbors:
- the GLYATL2 gene encoding glycine N-acyltransferase-like protein 2, yielding MFVSLGHLPGRRRLRCYTMFVLHESQKLQILYESLEKSIPESLKVYGAVFNIKNKNPFNMEVLVDAWPDYQIVITRPQREEMKDDLDHYTNTYQIFTKAPDKLEEVLARPQVINWDQVFQIQGCQDSLKEAIRKISASKSVRVDYVKTILIMTEMPVEPNDDHVDVMESLKTPKVDDDTEKGSFQNISLDPSHAGLVNEQWTFGKNDRSLKYIERCLQNFPGFGVLGPEGRLISWIVMEQSCEMRMGYTVPEYRKHGYMKKTSVHLMNYVIQKKVPCYFHVSEHKEEYNQALRDLKFKAASCGWHQWKCSPEKYC